A single genomic interval of Flavobacterium sp. N2820 harbors:
- a CDS encoding acetyl/propionyl/methylcrotonyl-CoA carboxylase subunit alpha: MKKILVANRGEIAIRVMKTAKKMGIKTVAVYSTADRNALHVKYADEAVLIGEAASNQSYLRGDKIIEVCKELNVDAVHPGYGFLSENSSFAQACEKNNIIFIGPKSKAIEMMGSKLAAKEAVKQYNIPMVPGTEEAITDIDAAKKIATQIGFPILIKASAGGGGKGMRVVEKEEDFVSQMDRAISEATNAFGDGSVFIEKYVTKPRHIEIQIMADSHGNIVYVFERECSIQRRHQKVVEEAPSAILTPEKRKEMGEAAVKVAKACDYLGAGTVEFLMDADHNFYFLEMNTRLQVEHPVSELISGLDLVELQIRVARGEKLPIQQEDLQIKGHAMELRVYAEDPMNDFLPNVGFLSTYKLPEGEGIRVDNGIEEGMDVPIYYDPMLSKLITYGKTREESIELMIKAIDNYHVEGVHTTLPFGKFVMEHEAFRSGDFDTGFVKAYYDAEKLKSKLDTEAEIAAMVALKQYIADKQILRLPIV, encoded by the coding sequence ATTAAGAAAATATTAGTTGCTAATCGTGGAGAAATTGCCATAAGGGTAATGAAAACGGCAAAAAAAATGGGAATCAAAACGGTTGCAGTATATTCAACAGCCGATAGAAATGCACTTCACGTTAAATATGCTGACGAAGCAGTTTTAATAGGTGAAGCAGCCTCAAATCAATCGTATTTACGAGGTGACAAAATCATAGAAGTTTGTAAAGAATTAAACGTTGATGCCGTTCATCCTGGATATGGATTTCTAAGTGAAAATTCTTCTTTTGCGCAAGCATGTGAAAAAAATAATATCATTTTTATTGGTCCAAAATCAAAGGCAATTGAAATGATGGGTAGTAAGTTAGCAGCAAAAGAGGCTGTTAAACAGTATAATATTCCAATGGTACCTGGTACAGAAGAGGCTATTACAGATATTGATGCAGCCAAGAAAATTGCTACTCAGATTGGTTTTCCAATTCTAATCAAAGCTTCTGCTGGAGGTGGTGGAAAAGGAATGCGTGTTGTAGAAAAAGAAGAAGATTTTGTTTCTCAAATGGATAGAGCCATTTCTGAGGCAACAAATGCTTTTGGTGACGGCTCTGTTTTTATAGAAAAATATGTGACTAAACCTCGTCATATTGAAATTCAAATTATGGCAGATAGTCATGGAAATATTGTATATGTTTTTGAAAGAGAATGCAGTATTCAACGCAGACACCAAAAAGTAGTAGAAGAGGCGCCATCAGCAATTTTAACTCCCGAAAAACGTAAAGAAATGGGTGAGGCTGCTGTGAAAGTGGCCAAAGCATGTGATTATTTAGGTGCTGGAACTGTGGAGTTTTTGATGGATGCCGATCATAATTTCTATTTTTTAGAAATGAACACACGTTTACAAGTAGAACACCCAGTTTCTGAATTAATATCGGGATTGGATTTAGTAGAATTGCAAATTCGTGTGGCGCGTGGTGAAAAATTACCAATACAACAAGAGGATTTACAAATCAAGGGTCATGCTATGGAGCTTCGTGTATATGCGGAAGACCCAATGAATGATTTCTTACCAAATGTTGGATTTTTAAGTACTTACAAATTACCAGAAGGAGAAGGAATTCGTGTTGATAACGGAATTGAAGAAGGTATGGATGTGCCAATTTATTATGATCCAATGCTTTCGAAATTAATTACATACGGAAAAACGAGAGAAGAATCGATTGAATTGATGATTAAAGCCATCGATAATTATCATGTAGAAGGCGTTCATACTACTTTGCCCTTTGGAAAATTTGTTATGGAGCATGAAGCATTTCGTTCAGGAGATTTTGATACCGGATTTGTAAAAGCCTATTACGATGCCGAAAAACTAAAATCAAAATTAGATACTGAAGCAGAAATTGCAGCTATGGTTGCTTTAAAACAATATATTGCTGATAAACAAATTTTAAGATTACCTATTGTATAA
- a CDS encoding acetyl-CoA carboxylase biotin carboxyl carrier protein subunit: protein MDTNYKLLVNNSSSFEFTESDLKRLDAVRVQESKFHVLKESKPYKAEIVSVDFIAKKYTIKVNNNTYDVTISDALDELIKSMGIERGKTKVVNAIKAPMPGLILEISVEVGQTVKENDPLLILEAMKMENSFLSPRDGIIKSIAVEKGNAVDKGQLLIEFE, encoded by the coding sequence ATGGATACCAATTATAAGCTTTTAGTTAACAATTCAAGTTCTTTTGAATTTACTGAAAGCGATCTTAAAAGGCTTGATGCGGTTCGTGTTCAAGAATCAAAATTTCATGTATTAAAAGAGAGTAAACCCTACAAAGCTGAAATTGTTTCTGTAGATTTTATTGCTAAAAAATACACCATAAAAGTTAATAACAATACTTATGATGTAACCATTTCGGATGCTTTAGACGAATTAATAAAAAGCATGGGCATTGAACGCGGAAAAACGAAAGTAGTTAATGCGATCAAAGCGCCTATGCCAGGTTTAATTCTTGAAATCAGTGTGGAAGTTGGTCAAACTGTTAAAGAAAATGATCCATTATTAATTTTGGAAGCTATGAAAATGGAAAACAGCTTTCTTTCACCTAGAGATGGTATTATTAAATCGATTGCCGTAGAAAAAGGGAACGCAGTAGATAAAGGACAATTGTTAATTGAATTCGAATAA
- a CDS encoding acyl-CoA carboxylase subunit beta, with product MEDKIKILNDKIALAKLGGGEKRIASHHAKKKLTARERVEYLLDEGSFEEIGMLVTHRTTDFGMEKEIYYGDGVVTGYGTINGRIVYVFAQDFTVFGGSLSETHAEKICKVMDMALKSGAPMIGLNDSGGARIQEGVRSLGGYADIFYRNVQSSGVIPQISAILGPCAGGAVYSPAMTDFTMMVEGNSYMFVTGPNVVKTVTNEEVTSEELGGASTHSTKSGVAHITSPNGIECLEDIKKLLSYVPQNNRETTPKVPYVLGNEVREKLDLIVPDNANKPYDMHDVISNVIDEDSFFEIHADFAENIIVGFARLGGRSIGIVANNPKYLAGCLDVKSSIKAARFVRFCDCFNIPLLVLEDVPGFLPGTDQEWNGIITHGAKLLYAFSEATVPRVTVITRKAYGGAYDVMNSKHIGADMNFAWPSAEIAVMGAKGASEIIFKKEISEAADPAAKLLEKEAEYAELFANPYTAAQRGFIDEVILPRDTRRKLLKAFSMLENKVVDTPKRKHGNIPL from the coding sequence ATGGAAGACAAAATAAAAATTTTAAACGATAAAATAGCCTTGGCCAAATTAGGTGGAGGTGAAAAACGAATAGCTTCACATCATGCTAAAAAGAAATTAACAGCTCGTGAGCGAGTAGAATACCTTTTAGACGAAGGTTCCTTTGAAGAAATTGGAATGTTGGTAACCCATCGTACAACAGATTTTGGGATGGAAAAAGAAATTTATTATGGTGATGGAGTTGTAACTGGGTACGGAACAATCAATGGTAGAATTGTTTATGTTTTCGCTCAAGATTTTACAGTTTTTGGAGGCTCATTATCAGAAACACATGCCGAGAAAATATGTAAAGTTATGGACATGGCCTTGAAAAGTGGAGCACCTATGATTGGGTTAAACGATTCTGGTGGCGCAAGAATTCAAGAAGGGGTTCGTTCATTAGGAGGTTATGCCGATATTTTTTATAGAAATGTACAATCTTCAGGAGTTATTCCTCAAATTTCTGCGATACTTGGACCTTGTGCAGGAGGAGCCGTTTATTCGCCAGCAATGACCGACTTTACCATGATGGTTGAAGGGAATAGCTATATGTTTGTAACGGGACCAAATGTAGTAAAAACAGTTACAAATGAAGAAGTTACTTCAGAAGAATTAGGTGGAGCGAGCACACATTCTACAAAATCTGGTGTAGCTCATATTACTTCTCCAAACGGGATAGAATGTTTAGAAGATATTAAAAAATTGTTGAGCTATGTGCCTCAAAATAATAGAGAAACAACACCAAAAGTGCCTTATGTTTTAGGAAATGAAGTACGCGAAAAATTAGATCTAATTGTTCCTGATAATGCAAATAAACCTTATGATATGCATGATGTTATTAGCAATGTTATCGATGAAGATTCGTTTTTTGAAATTCATGCAGATTTTGCCGAAAATATCATCGTAGGTTTTGCAAGATTAGGAGGAAGAAGCATCGGAATTGTAGCTAATAATCCAAAATATTTAGCAGGTTGTTTAGATGTAAAATCTTCTATAAAAGCGGCTCGATTTGTTCGTTTTTGCGATTGTTTTAATATTCCGTTATTGGTGTTAGAAGATGTACCAGGGTTTTTGCCAGGAACAGATCAAGAATGGAACGGAATTATTACGCACGGAGCTAAATTATTGTACGCATTTAGTGAAGCAACAGTTCCAAGAGTTACCGTAATTACACGAAAAGCTTATGGTGGTGCATATGATGTAATGAATTCTAAACACATTGGTGCTGATATGAATTTTGCTTGGCCAAGTGCAGAAATTGCTGTAATGGGTGCTAAAGGAGCTTCTGAAATTATTTTCAAAAAAGAAATTAGCGAAGCTGCTGACCCAGCGGCCAAATTGTTAGAAAAAGAAGCTGAATATGCTGAGTTGTTTGCAAATCCATACACCGCTGCGCAAAGAGGTTTTATTGATGAGGTAATTTTGCCCCGTGATACTCGAAGAAAGCTACTTAAAGCATTCAGTATGTTAGAAAATAAAGTAGTTGATACACCAAAACGAAAACATGGAAATATTCCGTTGTAA